The genomic interval CGTTCAACGCCACCCTCTCCCGACTGCAGGCGTCCATCACCGCATGCatccctctgcatgcagatctcTCTCTGAGCTGTACAGGACTGCTCAGTGGCTTACAAGGAGGCGTCCTCCCTGTGTCTGAAGTTTGTCGGATATTGAAGAaaggtgcatgcactcacTCGTTTTCaaaatatatatttgcacCTGATGTGACACAGATACTGGTGGCGTAAGTATACATAtaatttatatatatatatatatgtatattgaATATTTGTAGATATGGCAgtgctttttcgtctctgcatcaTGCATGACGAACCACAGTGTCGTTTCGGTACAGATGCCTGTGGAGTGTGTGAATGTGTGCCGACACACGGTCCTGCCTTCGCTCTTTTTATCTGAAGACGGaggtctttttcttcttctctgtgtttctgagTTCTGCAAGAAGGCGCCTCAGCGAAGTCAAACAGATGCATGTTCTCCACCTGCGTGCGCTGGGAATGCTCTCAGGTTTTGCGTGCCAGACAGCAAGTTGCAAATTCGCCGTACTCCGGAAAAAATTTCCTGCAAATTTCCTACGTATGTTGTTCCTCTGTGTAGGAcaactttttctctttcaagCGGGACTTTCCTGTCGTCATTCCTGCCTTCATCGATTTCGAGGTCCCTCTTTTCGAACATGCATACACAGTCATctaattatatatatatatatgtatacatatgcatatgcatatatctgtAAATAAGCATGTACATATGCTCATGCAAAGACGcttgtatatatgtatatatatatatatatatatatatatatatatatatgtaaatagaCATGCATAAGTATttctatgtatatgtatgtgtgtatgttaGTAACTATTTTTCCTTTGCCCCGTCTCTGTTGCCACGTGGAGAGGGTTCGTGTCGGTGTGTGAGGAGCAGGCGCAAGCGCGTCTTGTCagtggatgcatgcaaatcgTTGGTGCCGTTTCGCATGCTGGTGGAAATTGTGTTTCAGAGGGTGACCgaaaggagcagagagaagcgttcCGCAACGAGGAGTTGAATGATCTTTTCgcaggtgtgtgtgtgtgtgtgtggatgcatgcacctttTGCGACATGCAGTTCATGCTTCGACAGGAAGgatttccttcgctctttgGCGGCTACTTCGTGCATCTGCAGCGGGCATGTTTGCAGAATGGAATTATGTTCCTCATTTTTGAGCACCTCGTGGGTTCGCTGCAATCGCGCGGCTGAGAACGCATtgcaaaaaacgaaaaagacgtCCACAGAACCAAAGTGCCCTGCCCGGATCAAACAAGAAAGAGCCCTCATGCGAGTACCCCACCATGCATACAGAACTATGTGCATGCGCCCacacctgcatgcatgtgcacgcatttgcatgcatgtgcacgcatttgcatgcaagcattaacatataaatatatatatatatatatatatatatatatacatatgtgtatgtatgtacatgtgtgtggGAGGTGAAATAAGACGCTTTTGTCCAGCGGCGGATGAGTCGGATGTGTCAAGTTGCATGTATGTTGTCGAGAGCGCCTCTCTGACTGCATGTCATGTTGTTTGTCCCAGACTGGCGTTGTGGTAGTGCAGTTTGGCTTTGTGAATCCGGAGCGGTTTGCAGCCAAGCACTCCGGAGTGCTGACTCGATGGCGAAAAGGCGCTTTAGAGTCACCAAGTTATGACTTACTGGAGGGTACATTGCCCACCAAGGCAGCCGCGGATGCTGCCCAGGTTTCTGCAGTTCTTTTGACTTTTCGAGCAGAACCGCAGCAGACGCGAAGGCACCGAGTGAGCTGAGAGAAGGCCGCTCTCCACAAGTTCTCAAAGAGGGACAGGAGAGTGTCTGGCGCTCGAAATAGCGCGGAGACGACGCTGACGAACGGAACCTGTCACCGTCTGAACCAGTAGTGGATCTCGTGCTCTCCAGTTCGCGTCACACAGTTGTAAATACGTGCCAGGGAACATTTCGCCTCGGTCACACCGGTACGCTCTCCGCTAGACACGGTTATCCGTCATACACATGATCATGACAAACACACTGCGAGCAGGGAAGAGCTATTCAGGGTTTCAGCGATCAATCTCGGACGGAATATTCCCCAACAAAAGAACCGGTCATTCTGCACAGAGTACCTCTCCCTGTACGATGCTCACAGTCATCTCTCACGGTACTAGTCTGCGCTGTATGCACATGcctacataaatatatatatatatatatatatatatatatgtggtTGCTTGTATGAAGAGTGGGATTCTGCCTCAGAGAATACCTCCGTTAGTACGCTGATGATTTTCTTCGCACCTGCGTAGTTCTTTTGTGAGAATCACGGAAACAGCCGAAGCAAAGCGTCTGCGACGCGCAAATGCTCGAAAGTGAATCCATATCTACaacgaagaagtggaagtCTATCTGATGCAGCGTGAGAAGAGCGAGTTTTGGAAGTTTTCTGCTCTGAACAAATACACAACAAAGTAATGCAAGAGACTGCAAAAAAAGCACAGGCTTCTTATTTGACGCGCTTTTAAATGAAGACAGATGTCCAGACTGCACGCAATTGGGACCTCATGAGGAAAGCTGACGTCGGCGCGGCGTAGACAGAAGTCAACCTGTCTCTGTGCACCTCGGAGTGGAaatcttttctttttcttcattgCGTTCCTAAGTCTACAACCGGCATCTAGtcaagcatatatatatatatatatatatatatagagagagagagagagagagagaggtagatATCGATACCTATACtcacagatatatatatgcatatgtggTACTTGTGCGTATATGTGCGGATGCGTTAAAGCGTCCTGCAAAGTTCGCCGCGGGCGTTAAGCAGATATGCCCAGTGTATCTGCAATGTGTAAAATCTGAATCTCTCTCGATCTACCAGGTTGATGAATCGATGTATGTCTACGTGTATGTGACTACGTATAAGTAGATACGTATTTGTATGCAGTAAATGGCAAAGAAGAATGCTGTGTATCTGCTTTTGAGTCCGTCTCTATTAAGATCGAAGAATCCAGTCTTccactctctgcttccctggACGAGTGTGTGGAGCCGAGACGCCAGAAAAGCGTTCCTCCCGTTTATTTGTATGTTGGGTGCGGTCGCCCTGCTGCAGGCGTTGGTTCTTGGTTTGTTCTGACGCCCAGAAACTCTTAAAAACGCGTTTCGATTTGTCTCATCGCAGCGCCGCACATGCAAGTGAATTTCTCTTGTTACCTTTTCAGAATATAGGCCGGGCGGGGGTCTTTCGAAAAAATGCGTTCTTCCCCGCTGGCTGGAGTAGGGAATTTCCCGGTGAATGCAAGTGTTTCTGTTTGTTGAAAAAGATTTGCCTTTCCAACATTTCCGGTCTTTTCTGCGGTGTGCTTTcactcctctctcgtcgacCTCGGGGCACACACCGCGCCTTTGCTTCGCGGCAACGAGAAGCGAGTTTCTTCGGTGAATTGTCAAAGCAAGAACTTTggttgtctttttctttgtctttcttcttacCGGAGAGAACACAACTGCCTGACTCTCGAACGACTGGCATGCTTCACAGGATCTCTCTTCTTGAGTTGTCCCTCCGTTTTCTGGACACAGTCCGCTTCTCTGACATCGCCCGGTGTACAGACATCGGAACGCTAACCCACCGCGGGAGCCGTCTGGTGCAACGCCATTTTCACTTAGAACATTTTGCTATTCTCGTTCGCcgcgctcttcctctgccgAGACGCGTTGTGTTCCGCTTGTCTCTTCAAGAAAGgaggcgttttctcttgcaGCTAGAAAGGAACGCGGTCGtagcgacagagaggacgcgagacagagattCCCTCcgctcgtctttttctttttgtcgcacgtctctctctctgttccagTGTATGctggcgcttcttctctctttgagCTCCGTTGTGtggtttttcttgtttcttgtcACCTCCAAAGTTCTACTCTTTCGCCGCATCTTCCCTGCCTCTccgtcctttctctgcgttcttcccctcctcccTCCTTTCCTCGGTTTTCGTCCCTCCCCCACAAACTTCTCTCGACATCCCTCCCTCTCGCgagtctctccgtctcggcttctctcccgggcgtttgtctccttcacCTCGTTTACTGTCGAGTCCCTGTCTCCTGAgagcctctcgccttctcggcggtcttttctctccctgctcttttctccagttttccctgttcttctctgtttcctcaaAATGCCGAGCGCAGAGGGTAATGCGGCGACGCAGGGCGCCTCTTATGCGTCGATGAAAGTCCAGGAACTCAAGGACCTTCTCAGCCAAAGAGGTCTGCCCACGACTGGAAAAAAGGTAGCTCTTGACAATCTATCCGATCTCCTGCGACACTCCACTTCCTCcttatgtgcatgcacgcattgATAAGAGTGTCGACGTGATTTTCTTCGCTACATACATATCAGCATTCATTCCTAGTgagaatatatatatatatatatatatatatgttacTGTGTACGGATATAAGCATGGACTCGCGCTAATGCTGTGGCGAGGCCTTTTCtcgaacagaagagagacaaggaagatgCCACGGATGAAGTCTTCACTTCAATTTTCGTgtgaggagcagagaggggaagaaaggccTTAGTTCACGTCTGTGTGGACTCTCATCTCCATCTCTATAGAGGCCTGGCGTGTATCTCCACATTCctcgttgcctctctctctttgtatGCCATcatccgtttctctcgcatgctgtctctctccctccctcgtctctccgtctgtgtTCAGCTGAACCTGTGCTGTCCCCCACAGTTCTTacctttctccgtctccctcgtctcttttctctctcgcttgttttcttcagacGGACTTGGTCGAGCGCCTGCTCCAGGCAGATGTGGCGGCGGGGTCTGAGAAGGCCGCGCCTCTGGCCGTTgacgcttcgcttctttcctcggcGCCTCTTGaggctgcgcatgcagacgcgcatgcagggggGCTGGAACTCTCTGGGAGCttcgaggcgaaggaggcggccTTCTTGGAAGGTCTCTCGGAGTCGGGAGCCGCGGCTCTGTCTGCCGAAGGCTCGGCAGGCGCCAAGGCCGCTTGCGGGGTGCCTGCAGGGTCGACGGAAAAGCCAGCAGGCCAGGCTCCGGCAATTGAAAACATCAAAATCAGtaaggcgaggagacagagagaagaggaaaaatagaggcggagagaaggaagaccgCGTTTGTTACTGGGAAGGCGACTTACGAACCACCAATGTAGACTGGTACAAAGAACATACCGTATCCTCCGTAGACAGCTGGGACAAGCGATCTAAATTCGTGATGTCCTCTTGTCCTCTTGTTGCGTGACGAACGGGGTATTTAGGAGTAGTTTACATGAGTTCACGTTAGTGTGCAGTTTTTTTGGGAGGTAAGTTGCATTCTGTCTCTAAACCATATAACGGCCGTAAGCCACGCTGAGGCAACAGGCAAGGAGAGCTctagaagaagagagaaagcaagggaggagatgaggaagagaaggggaagagacgaggaagagggagaagtggagaacgcagaggcagacagagagagatgaagaaggaatcGGGGATAAGAATGCAAGAGAAGTTAAGCTTTGGActgaacggagaagagaagaggaaacaacggCAGTGGATTTGCAAGAGATGGAGACACTTGTCTCGTTAGAGACGATGAGAGAGAACGTGGGGTCATTTGTACAGAGCCAATATCTTTATATTCTTAATGCCAGGTTGGTACCTTACGAgaaaacagggagaagaTTTTCAAAGAGATGAgtgaagcaggagaagaatgAAGCAAAATGAAAAATGGAGCAAGATGACTAGAGCACTAAGTGGAatgagaagggaagaagatcAAAGAGGGAACAATAAAGAGGTAGGAAGATGGAAATGACGAAGCTCAAGGAGAGCCTACTTGGTCGTCACAACAcagcaggagaaagaaacgcccGTCGAGAGAGGAATCTCCAGAGACCTGCGTGGAAAGTTGCGCCTCCGCTTAAAGAGCCAACATCGGTTTTCatgttctttgtttctgtccGAAAAAGTGATatctgaagaaaacagaTGACGCGCTGTTCCGTTTCTGTTTGTGTTCCGGCTCTCGTTCTCAGCGCAGTCGATGACGGAGGAGGAACGTCGGGCTCTGCGGAAGGCCAAATTCGGTGAGgcttgtttttcctctctcgtgtGCAAAATcatcgcttcttcgctcgctcCTCCCAAGTGACCCTCCAGCTTCACGCCAACCTGTGAAGCATGCGCCTGCAAACGCATTGAAACTCTGTCTCaatctctctgtctacatatatatatatatatacatgtatttgTTTATATGTtttcatctgcatgcatatgaGAATATGTAAGTGGGAGCAGATGTGTATACGCTGTCCTCTTCGTGGAAATGAATATAAGGGCGTAGTGCGTTTCTGtacagaggaggagacagcagcctTTGGGAGCGTTCCCTGTGGGCTTGGTGAGACAGTTTGGTCCCCGTTTGCATGTGCGTAGTGGCAGATCTGCACTAAGCGGCAAACGTTGctttctggatttctctttcgttgCTCGAAGGTACGAAGACTGAcgacgaaaagaaactcGACCGAGCGAGACGCTTCGGTCTGTCCGTCCCCgaactggaggaagagaaaaagcgactcCGAGCTGAACGGTTCGGCAGTGCCTCCGGTGCAGCTAAGACCAGCAGCATCCAGAGTCTGGTGAGAAGTCCacaaggcgcatgcagacagatTTCCTCAATTTCTCTGCAAACGCTTGGGGGCGGGGGTGTTGCCTGGGGTCGTCTGTGCTGCAAAGCAAAGCGCGGAAACTGAGAAAAGTGCACAGTTCGTTTCCGTTCATGCGACGGCCTTTGCCTCCCTCAAGAcagccatatatatatatatatacatatatatatatatatatatatatatgtaaatatttgcatacatacatatatatctagataagtatttatatatatatatatatatgaatacacGCGCATGTAGATAAATGCATATACTCGTAAATCTGTAGGATTTGGTTTGTATGGTTGTTCCCTTGGCTACAGGGGATCatgttcttttctcttggggcgtgcatgcatgtgcaagTTGTGTGCGTGCGTGGTTTACATAACATCTGCCTGCAGCCGGTGGACAAattggaagaagagagaagaagaaaacgggcGGAAAGATTTGGCATTGTCAGTGAGGTAAGACCGATTGCGCTTGCGTCTCGGGTGATCGTACGCCAGTTCACGCAGCGGGGGTGTTGGGTTCGTCGGAGCTCTGGCGCCCAGTGTGCACAAGACGagacttgcatgcatgtgcgaGCGCGGGAACGCAGGACTCTTAGtgcctcctcgttctcgttTAACGACATTTTGTTCTTCGTACATGTTCTGCTCATTCAGGCACTGAGTGAGACAGACACGTCGAGCTACATTTCCTGATGTATACAGctatatgtatacatatatattcatatatatatatatatatatatacccaGCTGGGTACAAACATATTCGTGTACGCGCGTCTGCATAGGcaatgatatatatatatatagatatatatatagatatagatatataatCAGTACACAGGCGCTGTGTGGTTTTTCTCATTTTTATATCTTCGTCtcgcaggaggagaagaagaggaaacgtgCAGAGCGATTTGGAGTGACATCTGAGGAGGAGAAGTTGGCGAAGCGTCTCCAGAGGTTTTCGAGCCCAGCTAGCGGCACCGCATCGTCGCCAGCGCCTCCTGTAAAGGTTACCGGCGCCTGAGAGGGCGTGGGCGCGAGGCGGCGTAGCTGCtgtgcagagaggaggagcaaGCGTGGAGGACTGGTGAAGAGGAGCATGTGCggctcttgtttcttctctctcccgagCAAGAGCGGGTGGATTCTTGCGCCGCAGCGactacatgcatgcgtttcttcccaTACAAGcagcaagcgagagaagagattcTAGACGCGATGTGAAGCAGCTGGTTCTTCCTGTGGAGTGCAGTGACCGCAGAAATGTCGTTTACTGGGCGGCAAGTGCAGATCGCGAAGCTagccacgcatgcagagggcgCGGTTAAacgcagacagcgacgacCTTTCCGTTTCCGGAAGCGACGGTGACGAgctgtcgcatgcagtggcaCTTGAACAGCCCAGATCCTTTTTTCTGAAGTGTCTCCTGGGTGAATCTGCGAACTCAGGGGTGCAGCCGGCAGAGGGCGTCGCAGCggcgaaagacagaagcagagaaaaagacaaagaacagGCAAGGGCATGTTCCACGGAAGCGACGAGCCCGGTggggaaaggagactgcCACAAGGAAAGAGATGAAAAGCCTAATCGTAGAAAAGATACACTCTCGTGTGAGAGTGCTCTGCTTACCAAGAGAACAGGTTTCGAATgatgagaaagaaaggggaggAGTGCAATGAAgtagacggagagagacccGAGGCCGTCCAGCGCCACTGCTTGCAAGAAACGCCTTTTTGAGGTCGCGGAAGTTCCCCTCGCAAGCAACAGGAGACTCTCCGCCGTGTGGGCGCTTGTTCTGGGGGAAGAACTTTGAAAGGGTGCTTTGCTTGCCCAGTCACATTCGTATATTCTGTACAAGCAAAAATACATGTTTTTCTGTATCTGTATGTTCCATACGTAAAAGTCTCTCATcttgtatgtatatgcacacaTTCACGGTGGCATTTGCTGGCGCGAAGAGGCTGTCCCTAAGAGCTAGAGGGATGTGGAGAGCGCCACTCACCTGGGGAGGTGAAGAgatgcgtctctgtcgtcgcCTTATATTCGGGGATGTTCTGGAATGCAGTTTTGCGTCTGTGGCCGCGGACAAGTATCTCCTTGAGCACCGCgcatttctctcgctcccgcTTCCGAATCTcgatttcttctccgttcgaGGGAGAATgatgttttctttttttcggcTGCTTCGTGCATTTGCGTGCTCTCTCGGGCCTTGGTGTTTCCTCCCTTGCCCTTTCTTGTCGCCCCCGTTAGACCATATATCCTCGGTTTGCGCCCCCCTCTTCTGCCCGCGCCGGTGCTTCTTTCCGTGTGGTTTTTCCATTTCCTCAGGGAActggaagacgagacagaagacaagggagaagacgagggagaggacaagagagcagacgacatctgttcctctccctttcttctcccgtcctTTTTGGGTGtgtcctcgttctctgtcttgtgtgtttctcgagtattcgttctttttttttAAAAAGCTGCTTCCGGTCGTTTTTTAACGCCCAGCGCGTGTCTGCGTTTCGAGAttctctttgtcgcttcttctttgtctccgcgaCTCTTCGCGGACCGAGCGAAATAcccgcatgcatgcagacggaaCGGTGTGCGGGTTTGTGTCACAGCCTGAAGACTCTGAGGGAATCTCCACTCCCTTGGCTGtgtgctttcttctctcggcaaTTCagtctcgagagaaaaaggcgaatCGCCTCAGCACCCTTTCCTGTGTGCGGCGTCCATTCGGCGTAAAGCCgagcatgcgcatgcacccatgcgcatatatatatatatatatatatacatgtatatatacatatatatgtatgtatacattcGTGTGTGTGAGTGTGTACATGTATTGGGGTATGTGTATGAGGTGGAGAAGGGGACAGATTGAGAGATGGACAGGGGACGCGGGGAAGGGAGGCTTGTtgtctgaagagaagaacagttgtttttttctgcatctttGGGTGGCGTAAGGAAATGGGCGAACGCGAATGAGCTCGCCTTCGCTCGTCGAGGTAAGGAGAAGTGCATGCGTAGACGCGTACCTTGCCTGCAGGCGTGGAGAGTCCTCTCGAGTGTAGCGACTCAAAGATCCACTTTGGCCATTCCAGTTTTTGACAgtcgtttctgtcgctcttgtgttcgcgttttccttgtTCTAGATATCAAGCCTTGTGCTGTTTCTCTGTATAGCAAATGTTCTGCGGGAAGGCGCTTCGGTACATTGTCGAAATCCCGGACCTTTGACGTAGTGCCATCCGTGCAGCCggcacatgcacatgcatctcATGCATCTCATGcatacatctacatatatatatatatatacatatatatacatacatgcatatgtgtgtgtacggATTTTGGGAGTATGTACATGGTTTTCGTGTTCTTTCAGATCTCTATACGTCTAGATGTGGgtatacatgtgcatacaGATATAAGTTTGTGTACTCTATATGCATTTGTACATTTATACGGAAATAGATGTGAGGATTTCGATGTGGGTACCCGAACGTGGAGAGTCGCTTTGGACAAGGGAGGCTCGTAGACTGCTGGAttcgagagacgaagcaatgcatgcatgtagacTTCATTTGCGGGGCTGCATACGCcggggcgagaagaaagcagagtcGTCAACGCTGGGGAAAGACACCTTGCGTCAAAAAAACGTaaaaggagaagcgagttcCCTCACGccgaaaagacagaaagagacagaggacaaaATAGTTGAAtgagaggacgagagaggagagaaaagagggggttgaggagagagagaggagatcggaagagagagaacagagttcgaagagaagagaagacagaggttgaagcgaacaagagaagacagaggtcgaagcgaagaagagagggagaaggggaagaggagaggaaggacgcgTGCAGGATTCTGGATCTCGAGCGTGGAGAACGTTTTAACAGTccggaagaacgcgagatCAGGCACAGAAGGGCCGAGACAAAATGAGGAAATGCATCACAGTGTATGTTTTTGGCTGAAGTGAAGgtggaaagaagggaaggagatAAAAAGGAAAGGGTATTCCAAGCGtaaggggagagaaaaaattTATGCTGAAATGGAGACCTGGGTGGAGGCAGAAACGAGGCAAAGCAAGTGAAATGCTGAAATGGAGACTGtgtgcgtttctttccaATCTGGACACAGTAaactcttttcctcttccactTGGCAAAGtcgtccttcgtctccttcaaCATCTGTAGAAGCAAAAGACGTCTCTCTGCCAACGCACCCCGCTGTCTTCTTGTTCACCTCTtgccgcgcctctctcttcgtgttctctttttcctcgtgcttctccttccgcttcgtttcttttctctcttctctcttctttccgccAGTTCCGTCCTCAGTCTCTGCTTTAATCGTTAGTGTGTGCCaccctcgtttcctttctttcaaGTCTCAGAATGAAAAGCAAACGATGGCGACTTCGGAATTATTGAAATCCGAGTGCGCGGAACAACGCCTTCCGAGTCCCTCAGTGACCACGCTCACACACACTTCGAAAACCTGCCTGGCTGCGCATGTGTTTGGCATGGTTCTGTGGTAAACTGTTGAAAAGAATTCAAACCACAGCGCACTCAGCCGACAAATACACGTTGGCGCTTATTCACAAACTCACTTCTCATTTACAGACGACAATAATCAAATTTATTCACatttgtacatatatatatatacatatatatatatatatatatacatatatatatatatatatatatttcgAGATCTTTTTCGGGGAGAAGGCAAACCCTGGGGATGTGTTCCCTGTCGTAACATCGTTGTGCACAGTCGTAcgggatgcatgcagaataATTCCGGTCCTTGCTGTCCGTGCATGCTAACTAAAGCCCCtcgtttctgtgcatgcatggtAAAAAATGCATTCCTCTTCTGGAGCACGTAGGCAGGAACACGGAAGGCAGTGTGCTGTGGAGAGTAccctttttctgctctcgctgtGGCGCTTTGGGGACCCCAAAGAGAGACTGTGATGGATTTCGAAGTGAGCGAATGGTCTGACCTTTTATCCGGAGAAATGAGTCGCAAAGAACCAGTGCAGAAACAGTCTCGCGCGCGTCCAAGCACAGCGCCAGAGTCGAAACAATCAGCTCAGCAACCACCCCTAAAGGCGCAGCTCCCTCGTCACTCTCCCGATTTCCTCGCTCTGATGCGACAAATTGCCCTTTGGTGTTGCGCTTTTCTGTCTATCATCAGCGTGTCTCCTGTGCAATTTGTGCTCACTAAATTGTCAGTGCACCTACATcaatacatatacatttatatatatatatatatatatatatatacgtatatttatatatatatatatatatatatatataggaatATGCATCTGGCTatctatatagatagatatccCTCTTTGTTTACGTGTGCCAGTGCATCTCAAGGTGCTCATGTTTGTCTATAGAAGTCTACACATAGGTCtcattcatatatatatatatatatatatatatgtagctGTATGCAGATGCCAGTACCTAGATCTCTTATTGTGTCTCCCTAATGTAGAGTCGCTAACGCTGCGCGTCTGTGTGATtgtatctgcatgcagacttcTGGAGACTTGCTGGTGCCTTTTTCACCTGGCGGCAACTGGCTGAACCCTGAGGGCCAGTACACTAGAACGCGTTGACTGCGCGCAGTTTGGGGAGGACGGCGAATCCTGTGTCGTTGGGAAACTGCTTTgcagttttctctttctctttggaAGCATCTGTGAGGAAGCAGTGAAGTCGCAAGTGAGTAGACACGGTCCTTCCTGTGAGCTTGCcccgcgtctgcatgcagcgcctcgcctgccactgcgcatgcagccggacatttcctgtgcatgcacgcctgCTGTAAATTACTTTGttccgcgttttttccgGACTGCATGATTTTTGACGGGAAAGAAGCCTGTGAGCTCGTTTGAAATGCGCGAGAAAACTCGGGTCTCCCCGCGAAAGTTcgaagaagcggcggcaAAACGCCTCGCGGCCGAGCTGTATGGACAccgccttcgctgtcgcagtcgaagaagaaaagacaactTTTCCGCCTGCAtcttttctgctctttctcctttgtgAGCTGACTTCTTcgacttcggtctgcgagAAGGCAATCGTGTCGCCTGCAGGAGGGGGATCAGCCTTTCTTAAGTGACAGACAggtagagacagagagaggagagacagagacaggcagagagaggacgaaaagaAACTGGCCAAGAGCCTCTGAGTCGATACGAGGAAGTTCTTCCCAGCCTGCCTCTGTCTGTAGAAGATCAGTTGCCAGAAGAgaatgttttttttctcgaggcgagaggaatgACGTTGCGTTGCATGGTTTCTGTGGCCTACAGAAAGACCTGAGCAATCgcatttttttctcttgggTTTCTCGCCTCAccttcggcttctctttAAATTTTCCGACCCTCCATTTCCTCTCGAGCGTTCCGTCCTGCTTTTTTCCCTCATTCACATCCTCTTCTCCAAGCGTATATTGtcccctcttttccttcttc from Toxoplasma gondii ME49 chromosome VIIa, whole genome shotgun sequence carries:
- a CDS encoding SAP domain-containing protein (encoded by transcript TGME49_202870~Predicted trans-membrane domain (TMHMM2.0):106-129:135-158) is translated as MLHRISLLELSLRFLDTVRFSDIARCTDIGTLTHRGSRLVQRHFHLEHFAILVRRALPLPRRVVFRLSLQERRRFLLQLERNAVVATERTRDRDSLRSSFSFCRTSLSLFQCMLALLLSLSSVVWFFLFLVTSKVLLFRRIFPASPSFLCVLPLLPPFLGFRPSPTNFSRHPSLSRVSPSRLLSRAFVSFTSFTVESLSPESLSPSRRSFLSLLFSPVFPVLLCFLKMPSAEGNAATQGASYASMKVQELKDLLSQRGLPTTGKKTDLVERLLQADVAAGSEKAAPLAVDASLLSSAPLEAAHADAHAGGLELSGSFEAKEAAFLEGLSESGAAALSAEGSAGAKAACGVPAGSTEKPAGQAPAIENIKITQSMTEEERRALRKAKFGTKTDDEKKLDRARRFGLSVPELEEEKKRLRAERFGSASGAAKTSSIQSLPVDKLEEERRRKRAERFGIVSEEEKKRKRAERFGVTSEEEKLAKRLQRFSSPASGTASSPAPPVKVTGA
- a CDS encoding hypothetical protein (encoded by transcript TGME49_202860~Signal peptide predicted by SignalP 2.0 HMM (probability 0.525) with cleavage site probability 0.451 at residue 25~Predicted trans-membrane domain (TMHMM2.0):93-116:130-153), whose amino-acid sequence is MRRRVPCLQAWRVLSSVATQRSTLAIPVFDSRFCRSCVRVFLVLDIKPCAVSLYSKCSAGRRFGTLSKSRTFDVVPSVQPAHAHASHASHAYIYIYIYIYIYIHTCICVCTDFGSMYMVFVFFQISIRLDVGIHVHTDISLCTLYAFVHLYGNRCEDFDVGTRTWRVALDKGGS